In Nitrospira sp., one DNA window encodes the following:
- a CDS encoding caspase family protein gives MFLGNPINRSGHAAGAWIGCALLLLTACVKHLAFPPLGEPLPASAKLEIPPSIKALTIRYSDSCGQLQEIPLGDRLEEALREGIRRTFKTTFDEGAGDTATPDYVIQVDLVDSSFDLNKEALYDRAPAVLHLNAIAHIHDRTRALLRQTDIKIVRQERLRLEQLSRNCNYIIEPFIRDAAIVFATQVSLYARQVVAGQSPSSSVEPNPLPLVGVGSSESAPSATPPTPASAASNLRFKATLLDENSDLIFAAGEHVRVRVDVVNTGGQLVENASASLTGTPAVIEGFPTARLKIPPLPPGQTKSLEFMATLPVTVQAIQAEIHVNVVEAGGAAAQPQTLSLTIQPARTGTDNVNPTPAPTLGFHQPQTFLVSIGVGAYRDSKLTRRHYAVTDAETVAAYFQSLGGIPPSNMRLLQNHKALYSDINEALFGWLPSHATIDAVVIVYFSGQAMVTPTGDILLASYDGTAADSARLYPLDDLRSAFARLKAKHVIFLFDGLVSRLPDNAKSKTASPRWDLGGENTLGLIGGEDFMKGLEDDQHRHGLFTYYLLKGLRGEADTNRSGTVTLGELAGYVRQKVVWAAKSQFNQEQRPLLVPPLKPDDTAASLVLTALPSLTSSESP, from the coding sequence TTGTTTCTAGGAAACCCGATCAATCGCAGTGGGCATGCGGCAGGGGCATGGATCGGATGTGCGCTTCTCCTGCTGACTGCTTGCGTCAAACACCTTGCGTTTCCCCCGCTGGGAGAGCCGTTACCCGCCAGTGCCAAGCTGGAAATTCCCCCATCGATCAAAGCCCTGACGATTCGCTACAGCGATTCCTGTGGGCAGCTCCAGGAAATTCCGCTGGGGGATCGCCTGGAGGAGGCTTTACGTGAAGGAATTCGTCGAACGTTCAAGACGACCTTTGACGAAGGAGCCGGTGACACCGCCACACCCGATTATGTCATTCAAGTCGACCTTGTCGATTCGTCCTTTGACTTGAATAAGGAGGCACTGTATGACCGAGCCCCTGCGGTCCTACACCTCAACGCAATCGCTCATATCCACGACCGGACCAGAGCGTTGCTCCGTCAAACAGACATCAAGATTGTCCGTCAGGAACGGTTGCGACTCGAACAGCTCTCGAGGAACTGCAACTATATCATCGAACCATTCATCCGCGACGCCGCCATCGTTTTTGCAACACAGGTCTCTCTGTATGCCAGGCAAGTTGTAGCCGGCCAGTCTCCCTCATCTTCGGTCGAACCGAATCCCCTGCCCTTGGTAGGTGTGGGCTCTTCGGAATCGGCACCCTCAGCAACCCCACCTACTCCTGCTTCAGCTGCTTCGAACCTTCGATTCAAGGCAACGCTCCTCGACGAGAACAGCGATCTGATTTTCGCAGCAGGCGAGCATGTGCGGGTGCGTGTGGATGTCGTCAATACGGGAGGACAGCTGGTGGAGAACGCTTCCGCCTCGCTCACCGGAACTCCCGCAGTCATTGAAGGGTTTCCCACGGCCCGCTTGAAGATCCCGCCTCTGCCGCCCGGCCAAACAAAATCTCTGGAATTCATGGCGACGTTGCCCGTCACCGTCCAGGCAATACAGGCCGAGATTCATGTCAACGTGGTCGAGGCTGGAGGAGCCGCAGCGCAACCCCAAACCCTCTCGTTGACCATTCAGCCGGCTCGTACCGGTACGGACAACGTGAACCCCACTCCCGCGCCGACGCTGGGCTTTCACCAGCCTCAGACCTTCCTCGTCTCTATTGGGGTCGGCGCCTATCGCGATTCCAAGCTCACGCGCCGCCACTACGCCGTGACGGATGCAGAGACGGTCGCGGCCTATTTTCAGTCGCTCGGCGGCATACCCCCGTCCAACATGCGGCTGTTACAAAACCACAAGGCGCTCTATAGCGATATCAACGAAGCCTTGTTCGGCTGGCTCCCATCGCATGCGACCATAGATGCCGTCGTGATCGTCTATTTTTCTGGACAGGCGATGGTGACGCCGACCGGCGACATCTTGCTGGCCTCCTATGACGGCACTGCTGCAGACTCGGCGCGACTTTATCCGCTCGACGACCTTCGGTCGGCCTTCGCCAGGCTCAAGGCCAAACATGTCATCTTCTTGTTTGACGGCCTGGTGTCCAGACTTCCGGACAATGCCAAGAGCAAGACCGCTTCACCCCGCTGGGACCTGGGGGGAGAAAATACGCTCGGGCTGATCGGAGGCGAAGACTTTATGAAGGGACTGGAAGACGACCAGCACCGCCACGGCCTCTTCACCTACTACCTCTTGAAGGGACTCCGAGGAGAGGCCGATACCAATCGGAGCGGAACGGTTACGCTGGGAGAACTCGCCGGCTACGTGCGCCAGAAAGTCGTCTGGGCGGCAAAGTCTCAGTTCAACCAGGAACAACGGCCCTTGTTGGTTCCTCCGCTCAAACCGGACGACACTGCCGCATCGCTTGTCCTGACCGCACTTCCTTCGCTCACCTCTTCGGAATCGCCCTAA